The nucleotide window ATACTTTGCAGGAACAGATCTACCTTCAGGAATGTTTACATTTAAATGATAAACTTGTTGCAAATTTCAGCATGTTAAAAATTTGGGATCGATTCCGATGACCCTTCACCGTTCAATCACTCATTTGGATTATCAGAGACCATTCTTCTCAGTTTTTATCTGTAGTAGTTGTTTTAAAAGTCTACAATCGTATCTCCATCATGTCTGAATGGAACAATGCCATCTGCACCCAGCTTGTACAACATTGTCTTTTGCTCTTATCAAGACTAAATTCTGCTTTGTCATCAAaggtaaagtatatatatatatataaaagtaagaTATATATTCATCTATAAGCCTCTTCCAAGGAGGCATCCTGTTTACTTATGACTTTAACAAACACGATCGACAGATTAATCGACTAAAATGaaccggggaaaaaaaaaagaaaaaaaaagaagagagaatgGTGCCACCCCTGGGAACTGATTTTGATCTTACTTAATCCAATAACAACCCACATATCTTCTAAAAAGTATTTTGTTAGTTTACTTCACAATCTACTCGACGAATAATTTTCGTATAGTTTCACTTCATTATTATCAGCATTATCttgatttttttccatttcccaGTCCTGTTAAACCCCTATGTGTTTCTTTGTGTCTTTATCGTATTGAAGATTGTTACAGCTCATTTGTGATTTAAATGCAGGTAGTTATGCAAACCAAAGCACTAAAACAAACAGTAGATCTACTCTTATGCTGGATCTCATAGAACTCTGTGTACTGCTACTGCATGATCATGTAATGATCACGTCGTCAAGGCATGGTTGTCAAGGCGAGTCACATGTTTACACTTCTATAGGCAATGTTATCAGAGTAAATCCTCCGGTATACTTACAGTAAGTGCAGGGATATTTATCTTGGGTACAAAAGGCCAGTGAGTCAATGTTTTCTTTATAGAATCGTCAAGGTTTTTTTTAACAGGGGTGAGAGCTGCTTGTAAGTCAGtagatttattttgtttgttcagAACTTAAACCACCACTAAAAGAGACGTATTATGGTACTATtacttaaccccccccccccccggcacacTGCATTTTGTATCGATTTCTTGTGTTAAAGTTTAGGATTTTTTACTTACCGGGGGTGAGAGGTCGTACAGTAGATTTATTTCGTTTGTTCAGAATTTAAACGATCACTAAAAGAGACGTATTATGGTACTATTACTTAAACCCCCAGCACACTGCATCTTGTATCGATATCTTGTGTTAAAAgtttaaagttaattttgtgGCCATGTGTGCTTGACAGTGAGAAAATTTACACACAtgtctacagtatgtacacagaCAATGGGCATTCCATTGCAGCAACCCACAAAACCGTTGTATATTTTACAACAACTCCAAATGTGGAACTGACTCCtggcaaccccctccccctcctccgcTTGCCCCCTGAACACCCATTTcttttaaaacagttttactaTGCAAACCTGAATTTTCAGTCCAAGTGATTGTGGagtcaagtatatatatatattttagaagCAAACTGCTTCAAAAGcaagttttatttgttttgaatcAGCACTGAACTGATTTAAAGAGCAGCTTGGTTTGATCCGTATAAATGtcaacaaaattaatttcaaatattcGCATGCAGGTATTACAAGGTTTTTCGGTCATGGCATGTATGGTTATAATTTCAATTGAAATACTGATTTTCTCTCAAGTATTCACTTCCACAAATAGCCGTATCTATATTTAGTCCAACGTTCCTTCCGATTCCTCTAATATTTCATTATACTTAAGAGTTATGTAGGCAAAACCCTGCAGCAATGGAGCTGTTTACTATGAAATCTATTCCTTCCCCCAAAAATTCTAAATCGCAAGGATTTATTTGCAACAACTACAGTTTATTTGCGGGTAACCAGCTAGTATACCAGTATTGTATGCTAGTGCATTCAAGTGCTCAAATAACTATTTGTCAATTGAATTTACAAGCGGTTCAAAATAATTGGTAAAGTTCATCAATTAAGTCATTTTAAAGTGATCTCATCGCTCCTTTAATTCATCCGTTCCACTCTTCTTCAACCTCGACCCGTTGTCACAAATTTCTCTGTGCTGATTTGTGTGTGTTCATGGTTGCGTGCGTGTGCGTGCGTGTACTATGTATGTTTATTCGATTACTTGTTAAAGTCATAATAGTTTATattgatttctttttcttttacacACCAGGTGGATTTTTATTGCTAGATGGCGAGACCTTTAAAGTGAAAGGCAACTGGGAGGCTCCTGGATTCAATCCGTCGTTCGGATATGATTTTTGGTATCAGCCGTACCATAAGGTGTTGATCAGTACCGAATGGGGAGCCCCGAAGGCCTTCTTGAAAGGATTTGATCCCAACGACTACGCCAACGGTGAGTGCGTCGATAGATCCATCATCGGACACTCGATATAGGGTCATGGAGCTCTCAAGACTCATTTGACAGAGagacagaaaaataaaaaggaaggaaTCCTACAGCTACTCTACACATGTTATCATCAGCCCAAAAGATGATATATTTTGGCTGCTTGCCATAATTTCGATCTGTATGGTAAACTGTTACCTGATTTGAAAAGATTAGATTAGAAAGTTGGCAATTAAAACACATCAGacaaaatattgacttttttttttgggcttcCATTTCAGGTCTGTACGGAAAGAGCCTGCACGTCTGGGACTGGGATAGCCATAAATATCTCCAAGAGATTAATCTCGGTGACGAAGGGGGCATCCCCTTGGAAATCCGGTTCTTGCACAATCCACGAGCATCGGAAGGGTTCGTCGGATGCGCCCTGGCCTCGTCAGTTTACAGATTCTACAAGGCATCGGTGAGAGGATACTTTTTCCTTCCAAATTCGATTAAAGAAACCAAATGAGAAGGAGACAAAATGAAGAGAATGTGTCCGATTTAGGCACATCGTAATATCTTCTTCTGAAGTTTGATCCATCTCTGACCAATTAAGGCTATTGAAGAGTGTTTACCCTTAACTGCACAAATCTTTTATAGTTACTgtagcttaaaaaaaaaattaatattacttGGCTTTTTCACTTGAACTTGGCTGTATATCTTGTGATTATTGAAGTATATGACCAAGCTATGAATATTCTCATATTTTTGGATCTGCTCAATTTTAAGACAGAGATCTACATCAAACATTTAGGCTATTTATTAGTAAGCTTTGGTTCTTTtgcaaatattaattttatttatgcCATATGGTACTGTGTcagtgtgcatgtatgtatatactgtatgtgacgAGTTTGCTTTTTGAatacgataactcaagaagtatTCACAATAGTGAGTtccatacttggtatgtggatccttCTTATTGAATGCaaaaccctattgttttttgttatgaaggtcaagggtcatctgaggtcaccaaagttTCATCCGAGGTGTAGAAGTAAATTTGTGTCCACAATTGTTAATAGAAGGCTTTTATTGTTTCTTGTGAAGTCTGTGCTTAATTCTATTGTTTCCTGGCTCATGTTTGATGGACTAAGGAATATTaacgagatttttttttattttaagtatcAGTCCTACCAGTCTTACTTAGAATTGGTTGAGTATGGTACATATACAGATATTGAAAAAATCCATCTTTATAAGAGCATTGCTTTTATGGATGGAATTCAATTCATCAATAAAATCTTGACACAATTTGCTCAATTACTGCATGACAAGAATTAGTCCATTAGccataggttgcatttttcagctctcttgacctcaacttactgaaactttatctcttctgcaaacagactgattagtttggaagagttgatttgttcacaccttgccatgtctgccttgatctgatagtgatttggctactagctgtgtgaaGAGTTGCATAATAGATGAATAGGCAGCTCAACTGAGGTGTgaaaagatgggactgatcactcagcCAACCAACTGGAAAAACCTGCCATTCAGTACAAACGGCGggtttttggatgcaacctatagctaatggacactttcttGTCATGTGAAAAGCTTTAAAGCTTTTCAGTAATTTGTTCCACCATCGATTGTACTACACAATGCAAACCGAGAGGATTGTTTCAGTTAAATGGTGTCCCTTGAATTCAAGGGACACCATTTAACTGAAACAATCCTCTCGGTTTGCATTGTGTAGTACAATCGATGGTGGAACAAATTTACCGACTTTGGCGTAATCGGTGTTCTTTGAGGTGGCTTTTTCTATGGTACTGCACTAGCTGTGTTGACTAATTGGTGTAAATGATGCAAGTCATACTGTACACAGGGTATAACAGAAACATGATTGACACCAACATAAATTTTTAGATTCACTGGTGTTATTGTAACAGTAGATTGTTTAATCACATAACATCATCACATTACACAAACTTTGTGAGTATCCAGACCACAATTTTGAAACCTTCCTGATAAATTTACTCCTTACACATTCTTTCGTTATCAGAACGGTTCATGGGAAGCTGAAAAGGTCATTCAGGTCCCACCAAAGAAAGTTGATGGCTGGGCTCTACCCAATATGCCAGGTACAGAACTTTGTGTTAACCATTTTTACTGGAAATTTTCAGAAGTGGTGGCAGTGCATTTTAAAGAATATGCTTAGAATGCTTTGGAAAGTCAATTCTATCTATAATTCGCCCAAGCAGCTTTAATCTATAAGACTGTATGTGTTTGTCCCACTGATCATTTGTTTCCAATCTGTTTCACAGAAGTGATCAATCTTGCCAGTACAAATGTTACCAAAGTTTAGTTTATAATCCTGCTTGTATCAGTCATTTTCCCTTGGTTGTTGTACAACCGTGTTTACCCGAAACCTTCGTTCTTGCAATTGCTATCagatatatagtcatatattaACAGCTCTATTCGTAAGCCAGATAAGGTCACATATTATCAGCTCTATTTGTATTGTAAGTCAGAGAAACAGAAAAGCTCCATGTCATATTTATTCTTTGCATTATACATGCCACATTTATTAGCTTAAGACTGATCAAGTTATCTTTTGATGATTCAGCAGTTCTTGGCATGACATAGACATTTTCTTTCAGTGAGGAGATTGTGTCTCTTGTTGCTGGTTACCAGACTGAAATGATCGTGAAATTAGAGGCTCAATTTAGAAGTTTGTTATATATGACAGTCCTACACAAAATAGAACATTTTGTGTTCGAGTCACATGTTTAATATCTATATTGGTTTTCATGAAAGGTTACCCAGTCTTTGAACTGCATGTATGTTTAAAGTACACGCCTCCCACACGCACATATATGTAGTGTGTGGCTGCTCCTCGTAAAGCAGATTACTGCCTTTCAGGCGCGGGAGGGCCTATTTTACGCATCTACCGGTCTAGTTCCTCACGAACCGTCAAGTTTGGGGGACACCACTGATCTCATGAGTATCTCAAATTAGACAGGAGTCTTGTTTTTGGTTCACATGGTCTGACTAAGAACATCGTTAATGTGAAGTCTACTTGCCCACGAATGATCGTTCCGTCCGTAGTTGATACCGATTATTATTCCGTCCTTTATTTTTCAGGTCTAATCACAGACATCTTGCTCTCTATGGATGACCGTTTCCTCTACTTCAGTAACTGGATTCACGGAGACATCAGACAGTACGACGTGTCGGACACAAGAAACCCAAAGCTAGTCGGACAAGTATGAGTCATCTTTAATAACTCCACATAAAACTTTATGCATATGAAATAATAATGcgctaattataaacaaaacaaaatagttgtcaaaGCGCCGTACATATATAGtttgaatagaaagaaaagcaacaacaataatgcaacaatgaaaactaattacaaatcaaattgaaaaatgtttagcatagaggtaggcttttattttagatttgaaaagtgatataataggtatacattttaaatgatTTGGGAGGGAATTCCACAACTTGGGACCAGAAACTGAAAAAGCACGGTTGGCATAGGTAACCCCATTGGTTCTAGGTACTAGGAGGGTATTGAATTTTGACTGATGGGTGGAACGCTTATATTGTTTTACTAATAGAAGTTCGGAAAGGTAATTTTGAGATAACTTGTTATAAATACAATTGTGGATTAAAATAAGGACTTTGAAAGGTATATGCGTTTCAATTGGAAGCCAGTGTATTATGCTTTAAGAAGAGGGGTAACTTGTGTAAACTTAGTTTGCTTGAAGATAAGTTTGGCAGCccagttttgaattttttgtagTCGAATTACCAGATTTTTTGGAAGGCCAATGAAAATAGAATTACAGAAATCAAGGCGGAATGTAACAAAACTTGGGAGAGATATGGTCTGACTGCTGTTTGGTACGGGTTTCTGTCTAGATTTAGGGGACATCAATAAACTCAGTTTTAGAAGGATTAAGTTCAGTTTGAAAGTAACCCACTAATTAACTAAGTCACTATGTTCAGTATTTCCATAATGGAAATTAACTTGATGTAATTTTCTTCACGATAGTAACATTTCTTAACGACCATCATCATATCTCTCAATACAAACTTGATTCAAGCACTCAGAAATAACGACACTTAACGTGACATTAGGCAGAATTTTATTGTCGAGATGCTTAACTCTTACAAATGAGGCAAATTAGCGTCGACAGCTGGCAATGTATCTTTATAGTTTAAGGACGTTCACCACTTAAAATGAGatgtctggaatgctcctttaaggcttagTTATTTAATGATGTCCTCTTCTCCTTTGTCCAGCCCTGcagaatattaaataatttgtttctttaaatTCTAGAAGCTCAAACTGTAGTGTTCTTTTTATGTGTATGCAAACACGAGAACACCCTTGAATGGTCACCCAACAACATTTATCCTTGGTAAAATTTGAAATCCATTGTAGACACGTTACTTGAGGCCCTTTGAAGAACTGACATAGTAGTCAGTGTACTAGACTAAGTAGACCAGCCACTTTGATGAATCACTGACGATTAAAGGGTTATTGCTCAAAAACTAACAGTGGttgtatactgtacagagagagaggtggaggatgCGTAGTATTAAAGAGCTGCATGCTTGAAGTTTTTGGGTTTTTCAGAGAAGCTCTGGTAAATGGGAATAAGAAAGTAGAGGTGGTTGTAACTGTGTATTTGTCAGAGATGGTCGGGTAGAGGAAGTTAAGGTAGTAAGGAGTAAGTGTAGGTAGAACTGtcttaaattgtatttatatcagAAAATGCTTGGGTAGAGGAGACGGTACATTGGATTTTGTCAGAGAAGTCCTAATAGAGGAGGGTTGGTAGGTAAATGTAAATTTTAGAGTGGATACTTGAGTTAAGTATAGGAGGGTGGGAAGGTAGAGTAAGTTTTAGATTGGATACTTGAGTTTAGTATAGGAGGGTGGGTAGGTAGAGGTAAGTTTTAGAGTGGATATTTGATAGGTAAATTGGATTCTGTCAGAGAATTCCTAGTAGAGGAGGTTGGGTAGGTAGAGGTGAATTTTAGGGTGGATACTCGATAGGTAGATGTGGATTTCCGTTTAGTATATTTGTCAGAGGTGTTCAGGTAGAGGAGGATGCTTTAGGTAGAGGTGAATGTAAAAATTCTTTGGTTTTACTGAGATAGAGGACAAGTATGTAAACAATCAAAAAAACATTCAACCTTGAATCGGTTCACGTCATCCTCAAATTCCTGTTCTCTTCAGTTATTTCTGGGTGGATCAATCACTGCTGACGGACCTGTGAAGGTCACCCACGACGAGGAACTACAAGAACAGCCGCCGTCTGTGTATGTCAAAGGTCGTGAGGTGACCGGTGGGCCACAGATGTTGCAGCTGAGTTTAGACGGCAAGAGGCTTTACGTTACGAATTCCCTCTACAGCGGATGGGACAATCAATTCTATCCGGATATGATGAAGTAAGATCACTGGAATCACTTTTGAAATGGGACACAGACCCAACCATCCTTTTTTAGCTGTATACCAGaaatccccaccccaccccctttccccctccccctcccccctcccctccccctcccccctcaaatAACTGAGCAGAAGCTtgctccgtttgggagatatcgtAGTGTAACAGTCGTGAACAGGGGCTATAGTAGGCCTGTTTTATTAATCTAGTCAAAGTGCCAATGCAGGGATCTGATaccttttatttttgtttttgtttttattttcctgttttcACTGTGGAATGTCAACAGGTTTTGACCCTGAGAAGATCGTCAGTAATTCGATCATGCAGTTTGCAAACCCATCTctattataaaatattgaacGTTCTTCTAAGCTGAGCTGTTTTGGGGAAGTTATTCATGACAGTTATACCTCTATTCACATGAAATGTTTATTTAGCCACACTAGGGAACCATGCAGGTTTTAGGTGCGTATGAGATTTGAAATCTGTTTGAAAAAGAGAACTAAATTCTTCAGTCCATCATTAGCAACCTGCCTTATGCACAAGGTACTCTTTCTGAATTCTATGAATCCATCTCTGTGTTATTCTGTTTCTTAACGCCTTTCTGTCGTTCATGCAAGTTCCTTTACTTTTATGTCTCTCTCTTCTTTTGTCGTATAGAACTGGCTCAGTCATGCTCCAAATCGATATCGATACCAAAAAAGGAGGAATGACCCTCAACCGGAGCTTCTTGGTGGATTTCGGAAAGGAACCCAACGGACCTTGCTTGGCTCACGAGATGCGATATCCAGGAGGGGACTGTTCCTCTGATATCTTTCTCGTGGAGACCGAGGCAAAACTGTAGACAATTAACCTTTATTTGGGGGGATTCATCGCCATCAAAGATTGTGACATAGATGTGAAGGCCTTGGCTCTCTAAGCcatgttcacatttaagaatggAAGGGGGATCTCTGAATGGAAGGGGGATCAGAATGGAAAGGGGATCAGAATGGGAGGGGGATCAGAATGGAAGGGGGATCAGAATGGGAGAGGATCTGAATGGGAGGGGGATCAGAATGGGAGGGGATCAGAATGGGAGGGGGATCAGAATGGAAGGGGGATCAGAATGGGAGGGGGATCTGACACAGCAAGGGGGAGGTAGAGGGGGATCAGCTGCACTTTGTGAACACTCCCTTAGTCAGTATCAGACCTTGCAATCAACTTCTCCTTTGTAGACCGGAATTTGACCCCTCAGGGGCAATCAAGATTGTAGTATGACCTTCAGTTATATTTGCACTTGTCACTTCCCTGTAAACACAGACCGACGGTGACCGTGAGTCTAAAATGCAGACCCAGGGTAGTACTACAACTAGCTACATGATCTGTAAATGGTCAtcgtgacctttgaccactcGTTTGATCCTCTTTTCTCTCACCTCGATCTGCCACCCTTTCTCAAATGTGGATATGCGTCCGGAGTCGCTCCGAAGGAAAACGAGAACCCATTATTCCCTCGTGTTCTCAAATGTGGACAAGGCataaaatacttttgaaaattcATTATCGATACATATATTCTGTTAATTTGCTTCCTAATCAGTTGAGCCTTTTCTTATTTCTACCATTGCATGGGGCTTCCTTTTGTCTGGTCATTCTAAGGGTGATGTTAGGGGATACATAATTAGAGCTATATATAAGATAGATTAATCTGTTTAAATTTCATTCCATGTAGGTTTCTAAAACAACGCTtgtataataaaaacataaaaaacgtACTGGGAGGCAAGAGTTAATTTTTAGTTACTATCAAAGAACAGCAAAGGGATGAAAGTCCTGTTACAAGAATCTCTGAATATCAATTCTGAATAATGCTTTTATGACATAAACCATTATTCTTTCTTGTTAATGTTTGATACTTTTCCTCTGTGACCAGCTGCCTCATATTTCAAGCAATGAATGAGATGTCCTTATAAACAACTATGCAGCTACTTATTTCAAGATGTAGAacattaaatttattgaaatCGTTTCGGagattttgtaaaaataagtcGTACCAGGGTACATAGCCAAAGACTATAACATTCTAAAAGAGAAagtcaaattttatttatttcataaaaagaTCTATTTATTTTAGTATTCACGAAATGAAGTATACATAATTATTTAGTGACAGCAGCTCAGTATTTTGTCTTTACAGTGAACTTAAACAATCataatttttgaaaatcttgaaaattaaatgttaataGCTTTCATGTTGTTTACCTGTTGCCCAAAGTCGGATTACATATGCAAACTGTTGCGATAAAGGTTATAGTGTTTGAAAATATAATGTTGGCCTTTTGTAAATGTATTCATGTAAAATTGTAAGAAAACCATGTATGAAAACATCACTCATAAATgacttttatataaatttttgaaacaatttcTCCTTTGGAGTATATACTCTTTAGGTTGTTTGAAATATCACTCTGGTAGGAAACACAACCCAAAAATACTAACCATGAATCTGAAATAATAAACAGCATAGAATCATCAAATTGATCATTTGAACATTAGAAAAACTACAAAGtgggaatttttccaaattatgatttgtttctgtttttggtagttgttgggtttttttttcaagcatgttgccTTAAACtatttttgggggtggggggttgggttGTGGTTGTGTCTTCCAAACTTGACCTTGTTGTTGGCTGAAAATAGCCAAAGAGTTCCACTATCACTGCCAATGGTGAATAAGAAAAGGAAGAAGTTAAAGTAGTGCACGGATATTGTGAATgttcattttttaattattttcacaatgacttataaatgttaaatttactttgTTCTACAATACAACTCCTTGTTTATATCTCATCTCATATTGAGATGAGATATTGCATTTCACCCCCACATCAGAAATATTAGGaagtgagtgtgtgtgtgcgaGCAGAAATTGTGCTGCAAACTCCTAGACGGTAAGTCCGATAAAGTTCAAACTttgtgggtaggtgcctgaccgtGAAACCTATAGTGCCTGCCAGTGTGTGATTGGTGACGTCAGAGGTCAAAtacccccccatttttttttttttggccagtACCTGTAGCTTGTCAGTAAAAAGTCATCAAACCAAAAGATATGTTTAGAATAATGGGACATATCTTAAATTTTTTGAGATAACAACCAGATGCTTTCAAAAATAATCCAATCATTAATCACTTCAGTCATGAAGGAGATGAGATCTgtaactccatggattgccctctAGGTTGTATAGTTCCGTTGTACTTAGATAATATATCATATCTATAATATgtcatatattatatcatatatattatatatattggtGGATTGGGAATTGCATTTATAATGGCATTGAGTGCCTTACTATGATCTGCATGTTTGTAATACCGTGCCAAAAAGTATTTAATTAAGGTacattctgtttttttgttgcaaTGGAATGTAAAAGCATGTTTGAGCAAATATATAACGTGGAATCAGGAGAATGATACTAATATCTGCTGAGTGGTTACTGTTTTATTCAGTTTCTGTGTGGTTTTAAGACAATTTGTTATTAACTCTCTGCCTGTTGATTTGAAGCATATGTCAAGGCAAGTGTGCAACTAACTTTACTTTTAGGAAAGAATCTATTCCTGGCTTTGCATAGTTTTCCAGTTCAACACATACCCCATTCCCATGTGCTTGACGGCCTTTCTTGTTGAAGTCTTCATTTTTCTATAAGTATTATGAGACATTCCATATTCCTTTTGTGCCCAGTACAGTAGTTCACCCCAGACCCCAAATATGAATGTAACCCCCGTGTAATGTCACATCCCACTCTCCTCACGTCATCCtaaatattgtattattaattatatttatatattcatttatcttATCAATAGCGAACcgcagaaaaaaatcagaaatcGAGCTGTTTGTCTCAGCAAACCCAATATCCATATCTTTATGTCACCACAACAGCTCCGTAGATTTTAGTACACGTACAATTTCAGCAATGTGGCGTCGCACGAAAGGTTATCAGTCGACAAAGAAAAGACGTAACATGACCTAATGCAGTGCTCGTATTGACATATTTCTTAGTCACCTTTATCGTGTTTTTTACTGCCTGTAAGTGGAACAGCAAATTTTGGCAAAGTACATGGTGT belongs to Apostichopus japonicus isolate 1M-3 chromosome 4, ASM3797524v1, whole genome shotgun sequence and includes:
- the LOC139966712 gene encoding methanethiol oxidase-like; the encoded protein is MSCCSGPGYATPEDATHAPPEGLLYTTCVYRGVDSKKPDFLATVDVDPLSPTYCQVIHRLPMPYLDDEIHHSGWNSCSSCFNDPSKSRNRLILPCLSSSRIYVVDTGSHPRAPKLHKIVEPEEVAEGSGLLNPHTSHCLGSGEVLVSAMGDAKNPGEGKGGFLLLDGETFKVKGNWEAPGFNPSFGYDFWYQPYHKVLISTEWGAPKAFLKGFDPNDYANGLYGKSLHVWDWDSHKYLQEINLGDEGGIPLEIRFLHNPRASEGFVGCALASSVYRFYKASNGSWEAEKVIQVPPKKVDGWALPNMPGLITDILLSMDDRFLYFSNWIHGDIRQYDVSDTRNPKLVGQLFLGGSITADGPVKVTHDEELQEQPPSVYVKGREVTGGPQMLQLSLDGKRLYVTNSLYSGWDNQFYPDMMKTGSVMLQIDIDTKKGGMTLNRSFLVDFGKEPNGPCLAHEMRYPGGDCSSDIFLVETEAKL